In Colletotrichum higginsianum IMI 349063 chromosome 1, whole genome shotgun sequence, one genomic interval encodes:
- a CDS encoding Leucine rich repeat protein, which produces MASAVTISLPSTPPTLGGFVPRLSSLTQTPATSITNLADSHGDDTGVDLDEAVRLATLCRQAFNLLDVQMLDFNHSKAYTADEILALPMDVLRLPDELHGLPRRKSARSHLAVAIATLLYPATHDNAVSPVIRYEAARVRLRAWVALQRKYDIFAATKRNGHSFRGLTGGAAPGVHAPVWASRILAQGPWNPASFPVALAGTKAIPMPVAVADIADLAPFFDHLGQGGTHELDEKSAGTALDGGKGEPYYGIKAAEFPKGVVYEDGRMDLCKMVVGRDHIGNLMDSLRPNPFVRHFLLGNNIIGPVGAQEIARFIRKLPDRMETWYLAGNCIDAASFKTLVDALIESDAVTNVWLKRNPLGPVAAVDVYRLITETKNIRTLDLDQTELGDAGVAELFHCLTMFSLAVPGRKKLPLRNIYLNGNGISTKAALAIAAFLDSPACGITSLYLSCNPLGDEGAQALASGICQAPQLSRLSLQSTGLTTPGAVDVFRAVKSHPGMRFLDVGQAYATVDLGQAWNYIDSAAVPSICELVTTNQNLEYLNLGHCPITPPELRKIDAAVLTGSLLYYSAESILPDPKEKYPTFNPSADHMMPEMHSWSVPTKDDKALKKAVNNHLEANVKTIYGDGMSYAKFLDEEKRWIVNDKTDVRKIDSVYRNRDAGHARRRLQVLVKDWEENDNTLARVMNAKGPFSTTRKY; this is translated from the coding sequence ATGGCCTCCGCCGTTACGATTTCACTTCCATCAACGCCACCGACATTGGGTGGGTTTGTTCCACGGCTCTCTAGTCTGACACAGACACCCGCCACCAGTATCACCAACTTGGCGGACAGCCATGGTGACGACACCGGAGTCGACTTGGACGAGGCAGTCCGCTTGGCTACCCTCTGCCGGCAGGCTTTCAACCTCCTTGACGTGCAGATGCTAGACTTCAACCACTCAAAAGCCTACACTGCCGATGAGATACTTGCTCTGCCCATGGACGTCCTCCGACTGCCGGATGAGCTGCATGGTCTCCCCCGCCGGAAATCTGCGCGATCTCATCTGGCTGTGGCCATTGCAACGCTGTTGTATCCCGCCACCCACGACAACGCCGTGTCACCCGTCATCCGGTACGAAGCTGCGCGGGTGAGACTGCGTGCGTGGGTCGCCCTGCAGCGGAAATACGACATCTTTGCCGCCACCAAACGGAACGGCCACAGCTTCCGCGGCTTGActggcggcgcggcgcccgGCGTGCATGCGCCTGTCTGGGCTTCCCGCATCCTTGCTCAGGGTCCGTGGAACCCGGCCAGCTTCCCCGTCGCCCTAGCTGGCACGAAAGCCATCCCGAtgcccgtcgccgttgccgatATCGCCGACTTGGCTCCCTTCTTCGACCACCTCGGGCAGGGTGGCACCCACGAGCTTGATGAGAAGTCGGCCGGTACTgctctcgacggcggcaagggcgagCCTTACTACGGCATCAAGGCTGCCGAGTTTCCCAAAGGTGTCGTCTACGAGGACGGTCGCATGGATTTATGCAAAATGGTTGTTGGACGAGACCACATCGGCAACCTGATGGATAGCTTACGGCCGAATCCCTTTGTCCGGCACTTCCTTTTGGGCAATAACATCATTGGCCCGGTTGGAGCCCAGGAGATCGCTCGGTTCATCCGAAAGCTCCCCGACCGTATGGAAACTTGGTACCTGGCTGGCAATTgcatcgacgccgccagcTTCAAGACCCTCGTCGATGCCCTGATCGAATCGGATGCAGTGACAAACGTCTGGCTGAAACGAAATCCACTGGGCCCCGTAGCCGCTGTAGATGTCTATCGCCTCATCACCGAGACAAAGAATATTCGCACGTTGGATCTCGACCAGACCGAGCTCGGTGACGCCGGTGTCGCAGAGCTGTTCCACTGTCTTACCATGTTCTCTCTTGCTGTTCCCGGCCGTAAGAAACTGCCCCTCCGCAACATCTACCTGAACGGCAACGGAATTTCGACCAAAGCTGCGTTGGCCATCGCCGCTTTTCTGGATTCGCCCGCCTGTGGCATTACCTCGCTCTACCTGTCATGCAACCCCTTGGGTGACGAGGGTGCGCAAGCTCTTGCTTCAGGCATCTGCCAGGCTCCCCAACTTTCTCGGCTGTCGCTACAGTCCACCGGCCTAACAACACCTGGCGCTGTTGACGTCTTCCGGGCTGTCAAATCACATCCCGGCATGCGCTTCTTGGACGTTGGCCAGGCGTATGCGACCGTTGACCTTGGTCAGGCGTGGAACTATATTGATAGTGCTGCCGTACCGTCGATATGCGAGCTCGTGACAACAAATCAGAACTTGGAGTACCTGAACCTAGGTCACTGCCCGATCACACCGCCAGAGCTGCGAAAGATTGACGCCGCTGTGCTGACAGGTTCCCTGCTGTACTACAGCGCGGAATCGATCCTTCCTGATCCGAAAGAGAAGTACCCAACATTCAACCCTTCGGCGGATCATATGATGCCAGAAATGCACTCATGGTCGGTGCCGACCAAAGATGACAAAGCCTTGAAGAAAGCTGTCAACAACCATCTTGAGGCAAATGTTAAGACCATATACGGCGACGGCATGAGCTATGCCAAGTTCCTTGACGAGGAGAAAAGATGGATCGTAAATGACAAGACTGACGTGCGCAAAATCGACTCGGTGTACCGCAACCG